A segment of the Acidobacteriota bacterium genome:
GACGATTCCGTCGGCGCCGTCGACGCGGACCTCGGCGCCCGCGGGCACGGGCGCGGCGCTGCGCGCGGCCCAGTCCTCGCCGGCCACGTTGACGCGGCCCGTGCCGCGCACGGGGTCGATCGCCTCGGTGACGTGCGCGAGCTTTCCCGTGAGCGCTTCGGTGCGCGAGGGCACGCCCGCCCCGCCGAGGCGCTTCGTCGCGAGGATCGGGCGGACGACGAGGAGCAGGAGCACGGACGCCGCCGCGAAGAAGATGATCTGGACCGTGGCGGAGAAGCCCAGCCACGCGAGGCCGGCCGTCAGAACGGCCGCGACCGCGACGAAGAGACACACGAGCGCCGGGACGATCATCTCGACGATCCCGGCGAGGAGCGCGACGGCCAGCCACACCGCGAGAAGGGTCATGTCGTCGACCTCACGAGCTTGCGCCTCAGCGTATCAGAGGCGACTAGAATCGACGGGCCATGAAGGGGAGCCGTGCCGCGCTCGTCCTCCTCGCGGCGGCCGGGGTGGCCGCCGCGCAGTCCCTGAATCCCGGCGGGAAGCTCGTGGAAACGAAGGACGGAATCGTCTTCCAGAAGAACACGCCGACTCCCCGGCCTGCCAGGGAGCGGGCGGACCAGCCTGCGGACTCCGGCGGCGGACTCGTGACGATCGCGCCCTCGCAGGGCCCGTCGGGGCCGGCCGTCGTGGACGCGGCCTTCGTCACGTTCCGGGGCACGGTCGTGCGGATCGAGAAAGGCGCCGCGATCACCATTCTCGACGGCCGCACCGGCAAGGAACGGCGCGTGCTGCTCGCGAAGGCCGCGGTCGTCCCGGAGGGAATCAAGGAGGGCGACGCGGTCGCCGTGCGCGTCCCCCTCGAGGAGGGCTCCGGCGCCCGCACCGCCGACCGGGTGGAGCTGCAGAAGACGCCCGCGGCGATCGACCCAAAGTCGAAGTTCACGCAGGCGAAGGCGCCCGCGACCCGCTGACCCGCGATCAGCCGCGCGGCGGAGAGTCGAGGCGGCAGGCCTTCGACACCCGGTAGCGGTTCTCGGCGAAGGTCCGATAGCCGCGGTCGAACAGGCGCCGAAAGCCCGGCGTGACGGACAGGAGCCACGCCGGCGTCGCCCACCAGATGCGGCGCAGCGCCCAGCGGTAGGCGTCCGCTCCCGGAATCACGTCGCCCGATTCCGCGACGAGGACGCGCAGGTCGTCGAGGAGGTTCTCCGTGGCCACGCCCTTTGCCTCGAGACGTTCTGCGACCCACGGCTCCTGAAGCGTCGCGATCCCGATGCCGCGCTTCGCGAGCGTGCCTTCCCAGAACGGGACCCACCGGCTGCAGAACCCGCACGCGCCGTCGTAGAGGACCCAGGCGAGGGGTTGCGTCACGGCGCGATCCTCACACCGCGCCTCACGGAGACCTCGGAACCCTCCGCGAGGAATGCGGAATCGGGCGCCCGTCGAAGCGCTGACGCGAAGCTCTCTCCGTAGAGGGGGCGCACGTCCCCTTCGAGCGCCGCGCTCCCGGCGCGGCGGACGCGCCAAGGCGGATGTTCGACGGCGTACTCCAAGGTGCCTCCTCCGGGTTGCCGGACGTACCCATGGTAGTGCTCGACGAAGAACTCCTCGCGGGATCCGCTTCCGGGCGCGCCGACATCCGGCGCGCTCTCCAGCCGGATCCGGCCGTCCGCACCGCCGTATCGCCACGCGTACGCGACGCGCACGGGGGAGCCCTCCGCTCGGAGGACGATCTCGTGCGACATCGGGGCCGCGTCGTAGTTCTCGTGGTACACACGGCGGGCGACGAAGGCGATCAGCCGGCGTGGGACGAGTTCCTTGACGAAGACCACGCCGCGGCGGAGGCTCCCGCCCGTCTCGCGCCGGACATAGAACCGCAAATTGACCTCTTCGAAGTCGGCATGAAACGGAACGGGGACGCCGAGGACCCGCGTCTCGAGGAAAAGGAAGCCGACGGCGCTCACGTGGTGCGCCCCGTTCCAGTCGTCCAGCTCGACGCCCGCGGGCAGGAGGGGCTCGAGGAGCGCGCGGTCCACCTCCCAGTTCAGCATCGCGAGGTGACTCCAGCGCGCCGTGAGGAAGACGGGAGAGGTCACGGCTTCCAGCGCAGGGCCGCGAGGTCGAGGCGGCCGTTCCGGTCGAAGCGCACCCTTTCCTTCTCGAGCAGGACGCGCTGCAGGACGTGGTGCTCGGAGCCGTCGCGGCGCGGGCTCACCTCGCCCTTCGCGTTCACGACGCGGTGCCACGGGACGGGGCTCCGCGCCGGAAGCGCATGCAGCGCGTAGCCGGCGAGCCGCGCGTGGTTTGGAAGGCCCGCGAGCCGCGCGACCTGCCCGTACGTCGCGACGCGTCCGCGCGGGATTTTCGCCGCGACGGCCCAGATCCTCCGGTAGAGGGAGTCCGCGCGCGCCGCCACGCTAGTCGTCCTCGAGCCGGCTCCATGCGGCCGACACGATCCGCCATCCGCCCTTGCCGGACTCGAGGCGGACGTCGAAGCTCCAGCGCGAGGACCGCGGGAGCAGCCCGTCGAGCCCGCCCACGGCGCGCGGCCTGCCCGACATCCGCACCTTGAACTTCGCCTGCGCGGCCGCGGCGCCGCGCTCGATCGCGAGGTCCGAGAGCGTGAGGGAGAGAGACTCGTACGCCGCGAGATACCGCCGGACGAGCGCGGCGGCGTCGGGCTTCGTGCCGCCTTCGGCGTCGCGGAAATTCTCGGCGACGCGGGACATCACGGCGTCCGCGTCGCGCTTCTCCGCGGCAGCGACCGCGCCCTTCAGACAGTCCGTCACGGGATCGCCGGAGCCGCGCCCGCAGGACGCGAGGAGGAGAAGCGCCGCGAGGGCGGCGGCGGACGCGGGCCGTCTCAGGAATCCGCGGGCTGCGGTCAGCCGCGCTTCTTTCCGCCCGGGGCCTTCGGAGCGGGCTTCGCCGCTTCCTTCTGGTCTCCGATCACGGTCTTGACGGGGCAGAACGAGAAGATCGGGCACTTCTTGCAACCGACGGCGAGGGCAATGGGACAGAGAACCATGTGGGACTCCTCGGGCGCGGGACGCACCCTCGGCCAGCCTACACCCGGCGCGCTCTCAACGCGCCAGCCAGACGGCGGCGAGCGCGAGGGCTCCAGGCAGCGCCTGAACGTAGAGGATCGTCTTCTTCGCCGTGGCCGCTCCGAACACGCCCGCGACGACGACGCAGACGAGGAAGAAGATTTTCACGGGAAAGCCCGCCGGGCCGAGAAGCAGGCCCCACACGAGCCCGGCCGCGAGGAAACCGTTGTAGAGGCCCTGATTGGCGGCGAGCGGGGCCGAAGCCGCCATGACGTCGGGCGGAAGACCGAACACGCGGCGGCCGGTCGGCGTCTTCCACAGGAACATCTCGAGGACGAGGAAGCCGGCGTGGAGGAGCGCGACGAGGCCGACGAGGACGTTCGCGAGGGTGCTCATCCGGAGACGATAGCGCGCCTCCGCCGGGAGACGGGCGTACATTCCAGGCGTGCCAGTCTTGCGCGGGAATCCGTTTGCGCCGCCCGCGCCCGCGGGCCCGCGGCGCTGGGCCCCCGGTCTCGCGGCGGTTCGCGCCTACCAGCCGGCGTGGCTCGGGAAGGATCTCCTCGCCGGGCTCGTCCTCACGGCCGTGCTCGTTCCGGTCGGGATGGGCTACGCCGAGGCCGCGGGCCTCCCCGCGATCTACGGCCTCTACGCGACGATCGTCCCGCTCGTGGCGTACGCCGTCTTCGGGCCGAGCCGGATCATGGTGCTCGGACCCGACTCCGCCCTCGCGGCCCTCGTGGCGGCGGCGGTCCTGCCCCTCGCGGCCGGGAGCACGGACCGGGCGGTGGCGCTCGCGGGGATGCTGGCGGTCCTCACGGGCGTCCTGTGCGTTCTCGCCGGCTTCCTGAAGCTCGGCTTCCTCACGGACCTTCTGTCGACGCCGATCCGGTACGGCTACCTCAACGGCATCGCCCTCACCGTCATCGTTGGGCAGTTCCCGAAGGTGCTCGGCTTTCCGGCGGAGGGCCCGGGTCTCGTCGGCGAGATCGCGGGCCTCGCGCGCGGCGTCGCCGCGGGCCACACGAACGCGGCCGCCTGCGCGATCGGACTGGGAAGTCTCGCGTTGATCCTCGGGCTCCGGCGCTGGGCGCCGAGGGTCCCGGGCGCGGCGGTTGCTGTGGCCGCCGGAACGCTGGCGGCCGCCGGCCTCGACCTCGCCGCGAAGGCCGGGCTCTCCGTGGTGGGGGCGTTGCCGCGGGGGCTGCCCGCATTCCGGGTTCCGGACGTCTCCGTGCCCGACGTTCAGGCGCTCGCCCCCGCGGCGGTCGCGATCGCGCTCGTCTCGCTCGCCGACATGAGCGTCCTGTCCCGGGCGTTCGCGGCGCGCAGCGGCGGCGTCACCGACACGGACCAGGAGCTCCTCGCGCTGGGCGCCGCGAACGTCGCGACGGGGCTGTTCCAGGGGTTCCCGGTCGCGAGCAGCGCGTCCCGGACGCCGGTCGCCGAGTCCGCGGGCGCGCAGACGCAGGTGACCGGACTCGTGGGCGCTCTCGTCGTGGCGCTCCTGCTCGTGGGCGCGCCGGGCCTGCTGCGAAACCTCCCGCACGCGGTCCTCGGCGCCGTCGTGATCGCCGCATGCCTCGGCCTCGTGGAGGTGTCGGGCGTTCTCCGCCTCTACCGTCTGCGGCGCGGGGAGTTCGCAATCTCGGGCGTGTGCTTCCTCGGCGTCGCGCTGCTCGGCGTCACGCGGGGGATCTTCCTCGCCGTGGGCATCGCGCTCCTCGCCTTCGTGTGGCGGGCGTGGCGGCCTTACGACGCCGTCCTTGGCCTCGTCGACGGATTGAAGGGGTACCACGACGTCTCGCGCCACCCCGAAGCCCGGCGCGTGCCCGGCCTCGTCCTGTTCCGCTGGGACGCCCCGCTGTTCTTCGCGAACGCCGCGACGTTTCGCGACCACGTGCTCGGCGCCGTCGCCGGTGCGCCGACGCCGACACGATGGGTCGTCGTTGCCGCGGAGCCGGTCACGGACGTGGACATCACGGCCGCCGACGCCCTCGCCGCGCTGGACGAAACCCTGCACGGGGCCGGGATCAAACTGATCTTCGCGGAGATGAAGGGCCCGGTCAAAGACCGCCTGAAGACGTACGGCCTCTTCAGCCAGCTCGGGACGGAGAATTTCTTCCCGACGCTCGAGCAAGCCGTCGACGCGTACCACGCCCGATTCGAAAACGAGGTGACGACATGCTCCTCCTGAACCCCCGCGATCTCTCCGCCTTCGGCCTCGACGCACCCTCGCGGACGCTCGTCGAGGAAACCGTCGCGTTCTTCGAGAAGAAGGGCAAGAAGAAGCTCAAGGACGACGACGCCGCCCGCGTCTGGTACCGCGACTTCCTGGACTTCCAGAAGGACCGCGGGCTCTTCGCGACGTTCCTGACGCCCGCGGCGCTCGGAAGCGGCGCGGCGCGGTGGGACACGTTCCGCAACTGCGCCCTCAACGAGGTCCTCGGCTTCTACGGCCTCGCGTACTGGTACACGTGGCAGGTCACGATCCTCGGCCTCGGCCCTTACTGGATGAGCACGAACGAGGCGATGAGGAAGAAAGCCGCGGCGCTCCTCGCGGGCGGCGGGATCTTCGGCTTCGGCCTCTCGGAGAAGGAGCACGGGGCGGACGTCTACTCCACCGAGACGGCGCTCGCGCCGGCGCCGGGAGGCGGATACCTCGCGAACGGCCGGAAGTACTACATCGGCAACGGCAACGAGGCCGCGCTTCTCTCGGTGTTCGGCAAGGTCGCGGGCACGGAGGAATTCGTCTTCTTCGCGGCCGATCCGAAGCACCCGGCGTACGAGCTCGTGCGAAACGTGTGCAACAGCCAGTCGTACGTCGCCGAGCTCGCGTTGCACGACATGCCCGTCGCGGAGGACGCCCTCCTTTCGCGCGGACCGTCCGCGTGGGACGCGGCGCTCAACACGGTGAACGTCGGGAAGTACAACCTCGGGTGGGCATCGATCGGGATCTCCACGCACGCGCTCTACGAGGCGGTCCGGCATGCGGCCCGGCGGCGGCTCTACAAGATGAACGTCACGGACTTCCCGCACGTCAAGCGCATGTTCACGGACGCGTGGGCGCGCCTCGTCGCGATGCGGCTCTTCGCGCTCCGGGCGTCGGACTACTTCCGGACGGCGTCGAAGGAGGACCGCCGCTACCTCCTCTACAACCCGGTCGTGAAGATGAAGGTCACGACGCAGGGCGAGGCGGTCGTCGACCTCCTCTGGGACGTCATCGCGGCGAAGGGCTTCGAGAAGGACATGGCGTTCGAGATGGCGGCGCGCGACATTCGCGCGCTCCCGAAGCTCGAGGGCACGGTCCACGTGAACATCGCGCTGATCCTCAAGTTCATGCCGAACTATTTCTTCGCGCCCGCGCCGTACCCCGACGTCCCGCGCCGGACGGACGCGGCCGACGACGGGTTCCTGTTCGACCAGGGCCCCGCGCACGGGCTCTCGAAGATCCGCTTCCACGACTTCCGTCCGGCGTTCGCGGCGTGGGACCTCCCGAACGTGAACCTCTTCGAGGAGCAGATCGCG
Coding sequences within it:
- a CDS encoding NfeD family protein — encoded protein: MTLLAVWLAVALLAGIVEMIVPALVCLFVAVAAVLTAGLAWLGFSATVQIIFFAAASVLLLLVVRPILATKRLGGAGVPSRTEALTGKLAHVTEAIDPVRGTGRVNVAGEDWAARSAAPVPAGAEVRVDGADGIVLIVSANRK
- a CDS encoding DUF393 domain-containing protein, whose amino-acid sequence is MTQPLAWVLYDGACGFCSRWVPFWEGTLAKRGIGIATLQEPWVAERLEAKGVATENLLDDLRVLVAESGDVIPGADAYRWALRRIWWATPAWLLSVTPGFRRLFDRGYRTFAENRYRVSKACRLDSPPRG
- a CDS encoding DUF2071 domain-containing protein, which gives rise to MTSPVFLTARWSHLAMLNWEVDRALLEPLLPAGVELDDWNGAHHVSAVGFLFLETRVLGVPVPFHADFEEVNLRFYVRRETGGSLRRGVVFVKELVPRRLIAFVARRVYHENYDAAPMSHEIVLRAEGSPVRVAYAWRYGGADGRIRLESAPDVGAPGSGSREEFFVEHYHGYVRQPGGGTLEYAVEHPPWRVRRAGSAALEGDVRPLYGESFASALRRAPDSAFLAEGSEVSVRRGVRIAP
- a CDS encoding MGMT family protein; the protein is MAARADSLYRRIWAVAAKIPRGRVATYGQVARLAGLPNHARLAGYALHALPARSPVPWHRVVNAKGEVSPRRDGSEHHVLQRVLLEKERVRFDRNGRLDLAALRWKP
- a CDS encoding DUF1304 domain-containing protein, which translates into the protein MSTLANVLVGLVALLHAGFLVLEMFLWKTPTGRRVFGLPPDVMAASAPLAANQGLYNGFLAAGLVWGLLLGPAGFPVKIFFLVCVVVAGVFGAATAKKTILYVQALPGALALAAVWLAR
- a CDS encoding SulP family inorganic anion transporter, which produces MPVLRGNPFAPPAPAGPRRWAPGLAAVRAYQPAWLGKDLLAGLVLTAVLVPVGMGYAEAAGLPAIYGLYATIVPLVAYAVFGPSRIMVLGPDSALAALVAAAVLPLAAGSTDRAVALAGMLAVLTGVLCVLAGFLKLGFLTDLLSTPIRYGYLNGIALTVIVGQFPKVLGFPAEGPGLVGEIAGLARGVAAGHTNAAACAIGLGSLALILGLRRWAPRVPGAAVAVAAGTLAAAGLDLAAKAGLSVVGALPRGLPAFRVPDVSVPDVQALAPAAVAIALVSLADMSVLSRAFAARSGGVTDTDQELLALGAANVATGLFQGFPVASSASRTPVAESAGAQTQVTGLVGALVVALLLVGAPGLLRNLPHAVLGAVVIAACLGLVEVSGVLRLYRLRRGEFAISGVCFLGVALLGVTRGIFLAVGIALLAFVWRAWRPYDAVLGLVDGLKGYHDVSRHPEARRVPGLVLFRWDAPLFFANAATFRDHVLGAVAGAPTPTRWVVVAAEPVTDVDITAADALAALDETLHGAGIKLIFAEMKGPVKDRLKTYGLFSQLGTENFFPTLEQAVDAYHARFENEVTTCSS
- a CDS encoding acyl-CoA dehydrogenase, with the protein product MLLLNPRDLSAFGLDAPSRTLVEETVAFFEKKGKKKLKDDDAARVWYRDFLDFQKDRGLFATFLTPAALGSGAARWDTFRNCALNEVLGFYGLAYWYTWQVTILGLGPYWMSTNEAMRKKAAALLAGGGIFGFGLSEKEHGADVYSTETALAPAPGGGYLANGRKYYIGNGNEAALLSVFGKVAGTEEFVFFAADPKHPAYELVRNVCNSQSYVAELALHDMPVAEDALLSRGPSAWDAALNTVNVGKYNLGWASIGISTHALYEAVRHAARRRLYKMNVTDFPHVKRMFTDAWARLVAMRLFALRASDYFRTASKEDRRYLLYNPVVKMKVTTQGEAVVDLLWDVIAAKGFEKDMAFEMAARDIRALPKLEGTVHVNIALILKFMPNYFFAPAPYPDVPRRTDAADDGFLFDQGPAHGLSKIRFHDFRPAFAAWDLPNVNLFEEQIAALRGFLAKRSVTEAQQKDLDFLLTLGELFTLVVYGQLVLENAKLLGVASDVVDQIFDFMVRDFSRFAVELHGRAGTTPEQAADCLTMVRKPAADPARAAAIWAREVLPLADAYEMNP